One genomic window of Ktedonobacteraceae bacterium includes the following:
- a CDS encoding MerR family transcriptional regulator, giving the protein MSQSIDDLHTIDELAHLSGMPSRTIRFYNTQGMLPAPIMHGRVAYYNQEHLLVLSIIKELKEQQLPLESIKQLLEVRARHGDVQMNLALKQRLLRPLTSNAQDVQISKKALMQQSGASEARIDELVDQGLLFPTRAGDNGEPLFTGDDILLLQLYERLEDLGLPVALPALIRFQMRQLVRSELAAFAQHVQPRWQEEGLSAEQQAEQFEAILTLTDTLISVLHRKMVYSL; this is encoded by the coding sequence ATGTCACAGAGCATCGATGATTTGCACACTATTGATGAGCTTGCACACCTTTCAGGCATGCCCAGCCGCACTATCCGCTTTTATAATACGCAGGGCATGCTGCCAGCGCCGATTATGCATGGTCGTGTCGCCTATTACAACCAGGAGCACCTGCTCGTACTGAGCATTATCAAAGAACTCAAGGAGCAGCAACTCCCGCTGGAAAGTATCAAACAATTGCTGGAAGTGCGCGCCAGGCATGGCGATGTGCAGATGAACCTGGCGCTCAAACAGCGCCTGCTGCGTCCCCTGACTTCAAATGCTCAGGATGTACAGATCTCGAAAAAGGCTCTGATGCAGCAGTCGGGCGCATCCGAAGCGCGAATCGACGAACTGGTGGATCAGGGACTGCTCTTCCCCACGCGAGCAGGAGATAATGGAGAGCCACTCTTTACCGGCGACGATATTCTACTACTCCAGCTTTATGAGCGCCTCGAAGACCTGGGCCTACCTGTAGCGCTTCCCGCCCTGATCCGCTTTCAGATGCGCCAGCTCGTGCGCAGCGAACTGGCGGCTTTCGCGCAGCACGTGCAACCCCGCTGGCAAGAGGAGGGCCTATCAGCTGAGCAGCAGGCCGAACAATTCGAGGCGATTCTTACGCTGACCGATACACTGATATCGGTCTTGCACCGGAAGATGGTTTACAGCCTCTAG
- a CDS encoding glycoside hydrolase family 3 protein, with protein sequence MHRFHADRFFQGGRTGSFVLALICLLITLSGCSPLFSGVSGSNGAKPTVVILQPSPTPTTVSTTSPTLLSDSGVAQELVQNMSLDEKLGQMTIVEFYGSTLTADDIQMVHADHVSGVLIENKNGNAQTSNQLFELNQALQGQAQIPLFISTDFEGGIVNELRQITGERPSEQQIGATGNPQVAFNAGLGAAQDLKALGLNVNFMPIVDVLTNPNNPGLPMRTFGSNPTLVTNMGRAYLQGLTQGGVIGCLKHFPGLGSATVDPHYSLPYMNRSLATMNAVDFVPYRTMINEGIVPMVMVTHILNPQLDPKLPTSLSPKVVTGLLRDQLHFNGVIISDTLWMGGISNTYSLAQAAVLAVKAGEDLILGPRGLSDTQSMLTGLKQAVESGQISMNQVNASVQRILELKLKYNILSRDRASQLLENAGAFTSYPNTTGTWERIAVNGTRVGDVKRPAA encoded by the coding sequence ATGCATCGATTCCACGCTGATAGGTTTTTCCAGGGAGGCCGCACGGGTTCTTTCGTCCTTGCTCTTATTTGCCTGTTGATTACGCTGAGCGGGTGTTCTCCCCTGTTTTCGGGTGTGAGCGGTTCCAACGGGGCAAAGCCAACGGTTGTAATTTTGCAGCCATCCCCGACGCCTACGACCGTTTCCACAACGTCGCCCACGCTGCTATCTGATAGTGGCGTGGCACAAGAACTCGTACAAAACATGAGCCTGGATGAGAAGCTGGGCCAGATGACCATTGTCGAGTTTTATGGCTCCACGCTCACCGCCGATGATATTCAGATGGTGCATGCCGATCACGTTAGCGGCGTTTTAATTGAGAATAAGAACGGCAATGCTCAGACGAGCAACCAGTTGTTCGAGCTTAACCAGGCATTGCAGGGCCAGGCCCAGATTCCACTATTCATCAGCACCGATTTCGAGGGTGGCATCGTCAATGAACTGCGCCAGATCACCGGCGAGCGCCCGTCCGAACAGCAAATTGGCGCGACCGGCAATCCACAGGTTGCTTTTAATGCGGGCCTCGGCGCCGCGCAAGACCTGAAGGCTCTGGGGTTGAATGTCAACTTCATGCCCATCGTCGATGTGCTGACCAATCCCAATAATCCCGGCCTGCCGATGCGTACCTTCGGCTCCAACCCGACGCTGGTCACAAATATGGGCCGTGCCTACCTGCAAGGGTTGACACAGGGCGGCGTAATAGGCTGCCTCAAACACTTCCCCGGCCTGGGCAGCGCTACGGTCGATCCCCATTATTCCTTGCCCTATATGAACCGCAGCCTGGCAACCATGAACGCCGTCGATTTCGTACCCTACCGCACAATGATCAACGAGGGCATTGTGCCGATGGTGATGGTCACGCACATCCTCAATCCACAACTTGATCCGAAGCTGCCCACCTCGCTTTCGCCCAAAGTTGTCACCGGCCTGCTACGTGACCAACTGCACTTCAACGGCGTCATCATTAGCGACACATTATGGATGGGCGGCATCAGCAACACCTACAGCCTGGCCCAGGCAGCAGTGCTGGCGGTGAAGGCCGGTGAAGATCTCATTCTGGGGCCGCGCGGTCTATCGGACACACAATCGATGCTGACCGGTCTGAAACAGGCGGTGGAGAGCGGGCAGATATCCATGAACCAGGTCAACGCCTCGGTGCAGCGCATTCTAGAATTGAAGCTGAAATATAACATACTCTCGCGCGATAGGGCCTCGCAATTGCTCGAGAACGCGGGCGCATTTACTTCGTATCCCAACACTACCGGTACCTGGGAGCGTATCGCGGTAAATGGCACAAGGGTTGGAGATGTGAAGAGACCAGCCGCTTAG
- the lgt gene encoding prolipoprotein diacylglyceryl transferase, with the protein MQTSFILANIINWGWLSIGPPYIYININPVIVQIGPVALRWYGLMYVVGIVIGLWAIRHYTERKGLSQDIVYRIFWWCLVAGLIGGRLYFVVQQPNFFSYYLAQPQHIFATWEGGMAFFGAIFLVIPTIFWRARVERINPLVAIDAGVLFAIVGQIFGRIGNLINGDIIGYRSTLPWSTVYQNPNSFACLNPAANTCNVPVQPAAGYELLSNIAVMILMFYLAYRLRRPGVLMLIYLYAYVITQFLLFFVRDNVVVTFLGLNWGLKQAQWTSLVVFIILLPITYLVFRYSKPVPKGAVAATYGIPQKPKPAVEEHKEDDSQAQQVKDGDVVDERREMPRETREKIEG; encoded by the coding sequence ATGCAAACTTCCTTCATCTTAGCCAATATTATTAACTGGGGTTGGCTGAGCATTGGGCCGCCATACATTTATATCAATATCAATCCCGTTATTGTGCAGATCGGGCCGGTAGCCCTGCGCTGGTATGGATTGATGTATGTCGTGGGCATCGTGATCGGTCTGTGGGCTATTCGACATTATACAGAACGCAAGGGTCTTAGCCAGGACATTGTTTACCGCATCTTCTGGTGGTGCCTGGTGGCCGGTTTGATCGGCGGAAGGCTGTACTTCGTAGTGCAGCAGCCGAACTTTTTTTCCTACTACCTGGCGCAACCACAGCACATCTTCGCGACCTGGGAAGGGGGCATGGCCTTCTTCGGCGCCATCTTCCTTGTTATTCCTACGATTTTCTGGCGCGCGCGTGTTGAGCGTATCAATCCACTTGTAGCCATCGATGCCGGTGTGCTATTCGCGATTGTGGGCCAGATCTTCGGGCGTATCGGCAACCTGATCAACGGCGATATCATCGGCTACCGCAGTACCTTGCCCTGGTCAACCGTCTACCAGAATCCCAACAGCTTTGCCTGCCTGAATCCCGCGGCAAATACCTGTAATGTACCTGTTCAACCGGCAGCAGGCTATGAATTGCTTTCCAATATAGCCGTGATGATCTTGATGTTCTACCTGGCCTATCGACTGCGCAGGCCTGGCGTCCTGATGCTGATTTACCTGTATGCCTACGTTATCACGCAATTCCTGCTCTTTTTCGTGCGCGATAACGTGGTCGTCACCTTCCTGGGCCTCAACTGGGGTCTGAAGCAGGCACAATGGACCTCGCTGGTGGTCTTCATCATCTTGCTTCCCATCACCTACCTGGTATTCCGCTATTCAAAGCCAGTTCCAAAAGGTGCTGTGGCCGCGACCTACGGCATTCCGCAAAAGCCAAAGCCTGCAGTCGAGGAGCATAAAGAGGATGACAGTCAAGCGCAGCAAGTAAAAGATGGGGATGTAGTAGATGAAAGGCGCGAAATGCCCAGGGAAACACGTGAAAAGATAGAAGGATAG
- a CDS encoding EamA family transporter has product MQTTSSTPRLIILLNFIAMVLVWGSFPVAAKIGVEHAPPLLLSGVRFSLAFCIMASIVLIQRKKLAITWRQHLQVCIISLLMVGIPGSIFFAAAPYAPVGVLTVMWSTTPIFTSLFTLRDAGEVHGWKLVSSLAIGLLGVLIVLLGRLPFLPAPSGSAQLFASSGPALAGELAVLGSAVIYGLGIRAAKHSSPDIPVLVLTTWQVFYSGAFLLIMSLLFERGYPLDPTLATLGALLYLAIFCSCISFFLTFWLIRHIGAIRTAYGDFIIPGVTLVLSYFLLGESLTPAKIIGLALVILGVILVEM; this is encoded by the coding sequence ATGCAAACAACTTCGTCTACACCGCGCCTTATCATCCTGCTCAATTTTATCGCTATGGTGCTGGTCTGGGGATCGTTTCCGGTTGCCGCTAAAATAGGTGTCGAGCATGCCCCGCCCCTGTTGCTGTCGGGCGTGCGTTTCTCGCTGGCTTTCTGCATCATGGCATCCATCGTGCTTATCCAGCGCAAAAAGCTAGCGATAACCTGGCGGCAGCATCTACAGGTCTGTATCATCTCGTTGTTGATGGTTGGTATTCCGGGCAGTATATTTTTTGCCGCCGCCCCATATGCGCCCGTCGGAGTGCTGACCGTCATGTGGTCCACCACGCCTATTTTTACTTCGCTCTTCACCTTGCGCGATGCGGGCGAGGTACACGGTTGGAAACTGGTTTCCAGCCTGGCGATAGGCTTGCTGGGTGTATTGATCGTCTTGCTGGGGAGGCTGCCATTCCTTCCCGCTCCTAGCGGCAGCGCGCAACTATTTGCCAGCAGTGGGCCTGCCCTGGCCGGCGAATTAGCCGTTCTTGGTTCGGCCGTCATTTATGGCCTGGGTATTCGCGCCGCCAAGCATAGCAGCCCGGATATTCCCGTGCTGGTGCTCACCACGTGGCAGGTCTTTTATAGTGGCGCGTTCCTGCTTATCATGAGCCTGCTATTCGAACGTGGTTATCCGCTCGATCCCACCCTGGCGACCCTTGGCGCCCTGCTCTATCTTGCCATCTTTTGTAGCTGCATCAGCTTCTTTCTCACCTTCTGGCTTATTCGTCATATCGGAGCCATTCGCACAGCATATGGTGATTTCATCATTCCAGGCGTCACACTGGTTCTATCATATTTTCTGTTGGGCGAAAGCCTGACGCCGGCGAAAATCATTGGCCTGGCGCTTGTAATCCTGGGAGTGATTCTTGTGGAAATGTAA
- the cax gene encoding calcium/proton exchanger: protein MLSKNRGGFVSRREQLTIGGALILSILSGVLTAFSVNAVLIFIVAGIALALLADLVGQATDQLGSRLGPGATGVLQSALGNLPELFVGIFALRAGLVDVVQAALVGSILGNSLFVLGLAFFVGGLRNGTQRFASQAPRTIAVLTMLAVAALAVPTLVNGLHTPAAGHKEGLSIACAIILLVVFIASIPVSLQGGPTSLPEDAQKRNTASLHLWPLWFTVAMLVGAGVGAAFVSDWFVGALTPAITILHISPAFTGLVIVALAGNAVENVVGIQFALRNKADYAISVILNSSLQVALGLIPVLVLLSFVIGGAHLTLVLAPLLVVSLALTAILSTIITYDGESTWLEGLTLIGLYGIIAVSFWWG, encoded by the coding sequence ATGCTATCTAAAAATAGGGGCGGTTTTGTGAGCCGGAGAGAGCAGCTGACAATCGGCGGCGCGCTTATCCTCAGCATCTTATCCGGTGTTCTGACGGCATTTTCAGTGAATGCCGTACTTATTTTTATTGTCGCAGGGATAGCGCTTGCCCTGCTGGCCGATCTCGTCGGGCAGGCTACCGATCAACTCGGTTCGCGACTCGGTCCGGGGGCAACCGGCGTCTTGCAATCCGCGCTTGGCAACCTGCCCGAACTCTTTGTAGGCATCTTTGCCCTGCGCGCCGGGCTGGTCGATGTAGTGCAGGCGGCGCTGGTCGGCTCGATCCTGGGGAACAGCCTGTTCGTGCTGGGCCTGGCCTTCTTCGTGGGTGGGCTGCGCAATGGCACACAGCGATTTGCATCGCAGGCCCCACGTACTATCGCCGTTCTCACTATGCTGGCCGTTGCTGCGCTGGCCGTGCCAACGCTCGTCAATGGGCTGCATACTCCGGCGGCAGGACATAAGGAAGGACTGAGCATCGCTTGCGCAATTATCCTGCTGGTAGTATTCATCGCCAGCATCCCCGTCTCTTTGCAAGGTGGCCCAACCAGTCTGCCTGAAGACGCGCAGAAGAGAAACACGGCCTCGCTCCATCTATGGCCGCTCTGGTTTACCGTCGCCATGTTAGTAGGCGCGGGCGTCGGCGCGGCCTTCGTCTCGGACTGGTTCGTGGGCGCGTTGACACCGGCGATCACCATCCTGCACATCTCGCCGGCCTTTACCGGCCTGGTCATCGTCGCGCTGGCAGGCAACGCCGTAGAAAATGTGGTCGGCATCCAGTTCGCGCTACGCAATAAGGCGGACTACGCCATCAGCGTGATCCTCAATAGCTCGTTGCAGGTGGCATTGGGCCTGATTCCGGTGCTTGTACTGTTAAGCTTTGTGATAGGCGGCGCGCACCTGACGCTGGTGCTGGCCCCCTTGCTGGTCGTCTCGCTGGCGCTGACAGCCATATTAAGCACGATCATCACCTACGATGGTGAGTCAACCTGGCTCGAGGGCCTGACATTGATCGGATTGTATGGCATTATTGCCGTCTCGTTCTGGTGGGGGTAG
- a CDS encoding AMP-binding protein, with translation MGMTNDGLSYWQAESEGVSLLNTTVGDLLDRRADEIPQQEAVVYSCYPEFGGALDIRWTYQEYREQADKVARGLMALGLQKGDHVAAWAINLPDWILLEMGAARAGLVLVTVNPALRASEVEYILKQGDVVALFFMAKIRDHDCIATVSSFVTPGVKNGEVSSERFPMLRYVSLLGAPPAGLLEQANWRPTLFREMVAGGSEISQQALRERQATVLPSDPAQMLYTSGTTGFPKGALQPHHAIVDDALVFAHRWGIRQDDHTCTCMPFFHAGGCVLAILASLTMGATLHPLMAFDPLKALQVISSERCTMLGGVPTMLLAIMQHPRFKEYDLSSLRTVISGGSPVPVYLMEQVKELMGADVAIVFGQTEASAAITLTRSDDSFELKSATVGTPLPHVEVKIIDPVTKQVVSCGERGELCCRGFLAMQGYYKMPEKTAEAIDSEGWLHTGDLATMNAQGYVNIVGRLKDMVIRGGENIFPAEIEEFLIRHPKVADVQVFGVPDKFFGEELVAAVRPRDGEELTEQELRDFCKGRISHQKTPRYFLFVDTYPLTASGKVQKFILREKAIKDLGLEELANIQTA, from the coding sequence ATGGGCATGACCAATGATGGGCTGTCATATTGGCAGGCCGAAAGCGAGGGCGTTTCTCTTCTCAACACGACTGTTGGTGATCTTTTAGATCGTCGCGCGGATGAGATTCCGCAGCAAGAAGCCGTGGTCTATTCCTGTTATCCTGAGTTTGGTGGCGCGCTCGACATTCGCTGGACCTACCAGGAGTATCGCGAGCAGGCCGACAAAGTAGCGCGCGGCCTGATGGCCCTGGGATTGCAAAAGGGAGATCACGTCGCGGCCTGGGCTATCAATCTGCCCGACTGGATATTGCTGGAAATGGGCGCTGCCAGGGCGGGCCTGGTGCTGGTCACGGTCAATCCCGCCCTGCGTGCTTCCGAAGTCGAATACATCCTGAAGCAGGGCGATGTCGTAGCCCTCTTCTTCATGGCAAAGATACGCGACCATGATTGCATCGCCACCGTCTCCTCATTCGTCACTCCCGGAGTAAAGAACGGCGAAGTGAGCAGCGAGCGTTTCCCCATGCTGCGCTACGTCTCGCTGCTGGGCGCTCCTCCTGCCGGATTGTTAGAGCAGGCGAACTGGCGGCCAACACTGTTTCGCGAAATGGTCGCGGGTGGCTCGGAGATCAGCCAGCAGGCGTTGCGCGAGCGACAGGCTACAGTGCTGCCCTCGGACCCGGCGCAGATGCTCTATACCTCCGGCACCACCGGCTTTCCCAAGGGCGCATTGCAGCCGCATCATGCCATTGTGGACGATGCGCTGGTATTCGCACACCGTTGGGGTATTCGCCAGGACGATCATACCTGTACTTGCATGCCATTCTTTCACGCCGGCGGCTGCGTGCTGGCCATCCTCGCCTCTCTCACCATGGGCGCGACACTGCATCCACTCATGGCTTTCGATCCCTTAAAGGCTCTACAGGTCATCAGCAGCGAACGCTGCACTATGCTTGGCGGCGTGCCTACCATGCTGCTGGCAATCATGCAGCATCCGCGGTTCAAAGAGTATGATCTTTCCTCGCTGCGAACGGTCATCAGCGGCGGTTCGCCGGTGCCGGTCTATTTGATGGAGCAGGTCAAGGAACTCATGGGAGCGGACGTAGCCATCGTCTTCGGCCAGACCGAGGCGAGCGCCGCCATTACGCTGACGCGCTCAGACGACAGCTTCGAATTAAAATCGGCAACGGTTGGCACACCTCTGCCGCATGTCGAGGTCAAGATTATCGACCCGGTTACGAAGCAGGTTGTTTCCTGTGGCGAGCGCGGCGAGCTCTGCTGCCGTGGTTTCCTGGCGATGCAGGGCTACTACAAGATGCCCGAAAAGACTGCCGAAGCGATCGATAGCGAGGGCTGGCTGCATACCGGCGATCTCGCCACCATGAATGCCCAGGGCTATGTCAACATTGTTGGGCGCCTGAAAGATATGGTCATTCGCGGCGGCGAAAACATCTTCCCCGCCGAGATCGAAGAGTTTCTCATCCGGCATCCCAAAGTTGCCGATGTGCAGGTATTCGGCGTCCCCGATAAATTTTTTGGCGAGGAATTGGTAGCCGCGGTGCGCCCGCGCGACGGCGAGGAATTGACCGAGCAGGAATTGCGGGACTTCTGCAAGGGACGCATCAGCCACCAGAAAACGCCCCGCTATTTCCTGTTCGTCGATACATATCCTCTCACCGCCAGTGGCAAGGTGCAGAAGTTTATCCTGCGCGAGAAGGCCATCAAAGACCTGGGCCTGGAGGAACTGGCAAACATTCAAACCGCTTGA
- a CDS encoding CoA transferase produces MEAALSDVVVIDLSRVLAGPYCTMMLGDLGATVIKVEQPGKGDDTRYFGPPYIAGESAYYLGLNRNKRSITLDFSTPEGRERLLELVRTATVLVENFRPGTLEKQGLGYEALKAMNPGLIYCSISGYGQTGPYASRPGYDFVAQAESGIMSVTGEIDGEPMRVGVPVGDLSAGMFACMGILAALRVRDRTGKGQFIDISLLETTVSLLSNVSSNYLISGEEAKRYGNGHPNIVPYQAFRTRDGYIVVACGNDRLYQGLCRLLERADLAADPRFATNPQRVRNREELVPALQEEFLRRDTADWLPELRAAGIPCGAINTVSQVFNDPQIQARGLVWECEHPTAGTIRLSGSPIRLSETPPRLYKAPPLLGEDDEAL; encoded by the coding sequence ATGGAAGCTGCACTCTCGGATGTTGTTGTGATCGATCTTTCGCGCGTACTGGCCGGGCCGTATTGTACGATGATGCTGGGCGATCTGGGCGCGACGGTGATAAAGGTTGAGCAGCCGGGCAAGGGAGATGATACACGTTATTTCGGTCCGCCTTATATAGCCGGGGAGAGCGCCTATTACCTGGGCCTCAACCGCAACAAGCGCAGCATTACGCTGGATTTCAGCACGCCGGAGGGCAGGGAAAGGCTATTAGAGCTTGTGCGCACGGCGACGGTGCTGGTGGAAAACTTCCGCCCTGGGACGCTGGAGAAGCAGGGGCTTGGCTATGAGGCGCTGAAAGCAATGAATCCGGGATTGATTTACTGCTCTATTAGCGGGTATGGGCAGACGGGTCCGTATGCATCACGCCCGGGCTATGATTTTGTGGCGCAGGCAGAGTCGGGGATCATGTCGGTGACGGGCGAGATCGATGGAGAGCCGATGCGCGTGGGCGTGCCGGTGGGTGACCTTTCGGCGGGTATGTTCGCCTGCATGGGCATCCTGGCGGCGCTGCGCGTGCGCGACCGCACGGGGAAAGGCCAGTTTATCGATATCTCGCTGCTGGAGACGACCGTCTCGCTGCTCAGCAACGTGTCATCGAATTATTTGATATCGGGCGAAGAGGCGAAACGCTATGGCAACGGGCACCCGAATATTGTGCCATACCAGGCGTTTCGCACGCGCGATGGCTATATCGTAGTGGCCTGCGGCAATGACCGGCTCTACCAGGGACTCTGCCGGTTGCTGGAACGCGCTGACCTGGCGGCGGACCCGCGTTTTGCGACCAATCCGCAGCGCGTGCGCAACCGCGAAGAGCTGGTGCCGGCCTTGCAGGAAGAATTTTTGCGGCGCGATACCGCCGATTGGCTGCCGGAACTGCGGGCCGCGGGCATACCATGCGGCGCTATCAATACGGTGAGCCAGGTATTCAATGACCCACAAATCCAGGCCCGCGGACTGGTCTGGGAATGCGAGCATCCGACTGCCGGCACAATACGGCTCTCTGGCTCGCCCATTCGCCTCTCTGAGACGCCCCCACGGCTCTATAAAGCGCCGCCACTATTGGGGGAGGACGATGAGGCGCTGTAA
- a CDS encoding alpha/beta hydrolase, giving the protein MPTVKLNDITMYYEIHGAGEPLVLIAGLNSDHKMYRGIFPQLATKYRVILFDNRGVGQTDKPDIPYSIEMMAEDTVGLLYALGITHAHILGTSMGGRIAVTLTLKHPELVKSLILVSTAMKMKGIPMTWRRRMLPLMLRIPAIRGPHPYYAFAHQLQASRNFDYTDRLREIQVPTLILHGKQDKSAPYWLAEEMHKGINGSKMIAFNGGHLFFILRPQQFVDAIFSFLDALF; this is encoded by the coding sequence ATGCCAACTGTAAAACTGAACGATATCACTATGTATTATGAAATTCACGGCGCAGGCGAACCGCTGGTGCTGATTGCCGGGCTGAACAGCGACCATAAGATGTATAGAGGAATTTTCCCTCAGCTCGCTACAAAATACCGGGTCATATTGTTCGACAATCGTGGAGTAGGGCAAACCGATAAACCGGATATTCCCTACTCCATCGAAATGATGGCCGAGGATACTGTCGGCTTGCTGTATGCGCTGGGTATTACACATGCGCATATTCTCGGCACATCTATGGGCGGGCGCATCGCAGTAACCTTAACGCTCAAGCATCCTGAACTGGTCAAAAGCCTGATCCTGGTTTCGACAGCCATGAAGATGAAAGGGATTCCCATGACCTGGCGGCGTCGCATGCTTCCACTTATGCTTAGAATACCGGCCATCAGAGGCCCGCATCCGTATTATGCATTCGCTCATCAGCTTCAGGCATCGAGAAACTTTGACTATACGGACAGGCTTCGCGAGATACAGGTGCCAACGCTTATCCTGCATGGGAAGCAAGACAAAAGCGCTCCTTACTGGTTAGCTGAAGAGATGCATAAAGGTATCAACGGCTCAAAAATGATTGCCTTTAATGGCGGTCATTTATTTTTCATTTTGAGGCCCCAGCAATTTGTGGATGCGATATTTAGCTTTTTGGATGCATTGTTTTGA
- a CDS encoding DinB family protein — protein MPDKPLTTEQVLTLLQATPMRLAALTTDLSPEVLQARPTSDEWSANEVLAHLRACADVWGNCIVTILAEDKPVLQAINPRAWIKRTNYLELDFHLSLRAFATQRAELLAVLEPLPVDAWKRSATVTGAGKVLERTVLFYAQWLATHERPHVKQIERVVKTMHPKS, from the coding sequence ATGCCGGATAAACCGCTCACGACTGAGCAAGTTCTGACCTTGCTGCAAGCCACGCCAATGCGCCTCGCTGCGCTTACCACCGATCTCTCACCAGAAGTGTTGCAGGCAAGGCCCACTTCCGATGAGTGGTCCGCCAACGAGGTGCTGGCCCACCTGCGAGCGTGCGCTGATGTCTGGGGCAACTGCATTGTGACGATACTCGCAGAGGATAAGCCGGTGCTGCAAGCGATTAATCCTCGCGCCTGGATCAAGCGGACGAACTACCTCGAACTGGATTTCCACCTCTCGTTGCGCGCCTTTGCTACGCAGCGTGCCGAACTCCTGGCAGTTCTCGAACCCTTACCGGTTGATGCCTGGAAACGTTCGGCAACAGTGACAGGAGCGGGAAAGGTTCTTGAACGAACCGTACTATTCTATGCGCAGTGGCTGGCTACTCATGAGCGACCACACGTCAAGCAGATCGAGCGCGTTGTCAAAACAATGCATCCAAAAAGCTAA